The DNA sequence ATACAAGATTGTAGCTGAAGACATATTGCCGAACTCCTTCAGCACCTGAAGGGATATATCTGTCATATGGGGAGAAAACTGCAGGCTGGTGACATAGGCATCCAGCACCTTTTTCCCGCCGGGATGAGCAACAAAATGATCTATTTCGTCCAGTCTGGTGTCCATCCTTTTCAGAAAGCTTTCTACATTGGGCTTGAGCCAGTTTTCAATAATGGAGGGAATATCCTTGGAAAACACTACATAGAGACCCTCGTTCCTCACATCCCACCCCATTACGTCAAGGGAATCAGGCATGGTTGTCGAAGCTGTGCCAATTATCCTTGGAATGGCGTGAGAACGCTCCATATTAACCAATTCCGCTTGATCACCGGCCATTAAGACACATGCAGCACCGTCTGCAAATAAAGAAGTGCCGATCAGATTGCTTTTGCTCCGATCATTTTTCTGGAAGGTCAGGCTGCAAAGCTCGACTGCCAGGACAATCACTTTCGCCTTTGGATAAGCAAGGCAGTACTCATAAGCCCTTGATAACCCTGACGCTCCTCCGGCACAGCCGAGCCCCCATAAAGGGATCCTTTTTGTATGCTGTGAAAAAGGCAGGACGTTCATGATTCTTGCGTCCAGGCTTGGAGTGGAAATTCCGGTGCTTGTCACCATGAATATGGCATCAACCTCCGAATAATCTATTTTTCGTCCCAGGAACTGTCTGTCATGGAGGCAATTCCGGATGGCTTCTGCCCCAAGCTCTACCGCACACTCAATAAAAGCCTGATTTTTTTCTTCAAAAGAATGTTCTCTCCTGTACCAGTCCATTCCTTTGGCAAAATGCCTCTTATGTATCTGGCCATTATGAAAGGCTTTTAAAAGCCTTTCAACATCCTTGAAGGACTCCGAAAACAAGTCCCTTGCAAACTCCATTACTTGTCCCTGCTCCAGCCTGTGGGCAGGAATGGCTTCGGCAGCCGAGATGATAGCTGGCATTTTTATACGCTCCTCGCTCTATAAACAATTCCTTGTTAATTTTTCCAAACAAAGAAGTATTATACACAGTTTCTCATCTGGCACGGCTTTCGGGATGCAGCAGGAACAGCGGGAGCGCGGACAAAAAAAAGCTTCCCCGCCTGGAGGAAGCTTCACGTTTTGAAGGAGTTGCTGTGCTCTTTTATTATATATTGTTTTACTGGGGCATTCATTATTTAATCTTTTCCAATTAATATCCACCCGAAGCGATACTTTCAGCCCAGAGACTTTTGACCCGCAGCCTTTGGGAAATAATAAGATACGTTTTTGCAAAAAACTTACTACCAGCAGCGGGAAATTATGTTAATATTAATGTTAGCTGGTTGCTGGAGGGATCATTCATGTCATTGACAAAAAATGTTGAAGATATCATTAGCGGGACTATTGAATCAATTAAAAGTGTTTTTCCTTTTGAATCTTCAGTTGAGGAGCCGGCGCAATTTTCACAGCCCTTTACACAGCATAGCATTGGTGTGCTGATTGGAATGACGGGCGATTTGCGGGGCAGAGTCATTATAGATGGAGAAGAGCAGGCTTTCAGCAAAATCGGCGAAGCTATGTTTGGAATGCTGCTGGAAGGTGAAATGCTGGAATCTTTCGCGGGTGAACTCGGAAATATGATTGCCGGCAATCTATCTATTAACTTATCAGGGCAGGGCCTTCAGATTGATATCACTCCCCCTACGGTCCTTGTAGGCGAGACGAAGGTCTATGGGTTTGAGAAGGCCTACAGCCTGCCTGTAAAGCTTTCAGGCGCAGGTGAGCTGATGGTCGTCCTGATGCTTGAATAGCCGCAGCGGACGCCTATCAGCTGGATAAAAGGAATAGACATCCCCCGGCACATCGCCGGGGGATTTGACTATTCTGTCTAAAATCCTTTAATCGTCATGCCGCCGTCAACAAATAGTGTCTGGCCGGTCACATAGCTGCCGGCAGCACTCGCCAGGAATACTGTCGGACCAACCAGCTCCTCCAGCTCGCCGACCCGGTTCAGCGGCGTCACATCCAATATTTCCTGCAGATATTCCGGATCTGCAAGGAGCTTTTCTGTAAGCGGCGTTTTAAAATACCACGGACCTATTGCATTGACGTTGATGTTGTAAGGGCCCCATTCCATGGCAAGTACTTTAGTCATCTGGATTAATGCGGCTTTTGTTGCTGCATACACAACTCCCGTCCTTAAAGCAACATGTCCGGCAACTGAGGCAATCGTAATGATCCTGCCCGGTGTCCCGCTGTCCTTCATAACCCTTCCGGCCTCCTGGGAGACCATGAATGCGGATTTGAGATTAGTATCCATGATTGTCTGCCATTCTTCATCTGTTACATCAAGCGCTTTTGAACGGATATTCATGCCTGCATTATTGACGGCAATATCCAGTCTTCCCCAATGTTCTGCAGCGGTTTTGACTGCATTATGTACATCTTCCCTTTTGACTGCATCAGCCTGGATGACAATGGCCTCCCTGCCAGTCTTCCTCACTTCTGCGGCGGTTTCCTCCAGATCGGCCTTCGTTCTTGCCAGCAGGGCTACATCTGCACCCGCTTCTGCCAGCCCAATTGCAAGGGCCCGTCCTATTCCCCGCCCCGCACCGGTCACTAATGCCTTTTTCCCTTCTACCCTGAAATCAGGCAAATACATATCCATCACCCTTTTTAGAAAATTCATATAAATTTTAACATACAGCATGCCAGGACACCTAACTCTCTGCCTCATGCAGGAAAAAGGGCACGCTGCCGGCGCCCTTCCAGCCTATTCCTTGGATTTATCAGATGAAAGCTCCTGTGCCTGGACGTTTATGATAATTTTCTTGCCTGCAGCAGAACCGCATACTTTACAGCTTCCCTCTTCATTGTAAAGGAGCCTGCAATGCTCGCAATAGAACTTTTCCACTTCTTCACCCTCATTCTGTATTGCTGCAATTATATTTTATTTATTAAAAAACAAAATGTTCCTCTGCTAAGCTTCCATGGTAAAAAAACAGGAAATTTATTCCCTTTTCAGAAAATAATCACCTATAATAAGTTTTAGGCTGTATGGCCGCATCTGCTTTCATAGGAGGAAACCATGAAAATATTCCGCGATTGGACGATATTTGAAATAAGCTGGCTTCTTGTTTTTATACTTATTAATGTGTATTTGTTTATTGCCTGGCAGGATTCCCTTCTTGGCCTTATTTCTTCTTTGGCCGGGATGCTTTGTGTTGTCCTCGTAGCAAAGGGAAAAATCGCAAACTATTATTTCGGCATTATCCAGACAGGGACATATGCTTATATTTCCTATACCTACGGGCTGTATGGGGAAGCCATGCTCAATGGCCTGTTCTATTTTCCCATTCAGTTTATCGGCATTTATCTCTGGAGAAAGAATATGACAAAGGACAGCATAAAAGGGGAAGATGTGAAGGTTAAGACGCTTGATTCCAAGGGATGGTCCCTTCTCGGAATTACTGTGCTGGTGTCCATTTTTCTATATGCCCTCCTCCTTGACTATCTGGGGGGGAGATCTGTTTATATTGACTCTGCCACAAATGTCCTTTCCGTAACAGCACAGATATTGATGCTGAGAAGATTCGCCGAGCAGTGGCTTCTATGGATCCTTGTCAATGTCCTGTCGGTCATCCTCTGGTTTAATGCTCTGATTTCAACAGGGGGCAATGATATATCTATGCTCGTCATGTGGACGGCATTCTTGTTTAACAGCATTTATGGGTATATAAATTGGACGAAACTTTATAAAAAACAGGGAGCTGCAGCGGTTTGAAGAAAAAAACAATTGGTATGTACGGGGGAAAGTTCCTGCCTTTCCCCCATCTTGGCCATGTATACAGCATGACGGCGGCAGCTGCAACAGCTGACGAGCTTCATGTCATCATCTCACACGACAGCGACTATGAAAGAAAGCTTTTTGAAGGCGGCTGTGCAGAGCATGTCAGCTTTACACTGCGGCTCCGCTGGTGGAAACAGCTGACCAGGGAGCTGCCGCATGTACATGTCCATGAAATTTATGATGAACAGACCGGCTCTTTCTCCGATTGGGAAAATGGCGCAAAAAAGATCCGTGCCGCAATCGGCAGTCCGATCGATTTTGTGTTCAGCTCAGAGCCGGATTACGGACCGATTTTTTCCCGTCTTTACCCGGAAGCTGAGCATATCCTCATAGATCCGGAGAGAAAAAGGTATCCGGTATCAGGTACGATGTTCAGGAAAGATGGCGTGCTGAAGCATTGGGATATGGTGCCTAAATGTGTCCGGCCGCATTTCGTCAAAAAAGTGGTGATTGCCGGGACTGAAAGCTGCGGAAAATCCACGCTGACAGCCAATATGGCCCAGATTTATAATACTTCTTTTGTGAAGGAGTATGGCCGGACCTTTTATGAAGAACTTGGAGGATGCGAGGGAATAACAGTACCGGAAGACTACCCCCATATTGCATATGCACATAAGCTGGAGGAATGGAAGCAGCTGAAGCTGGCAGACAAAATCCTTTTTGTTGATACTGAGGCAATCACCACCCAGTTTTTCTCTCACGCCTATCTGAATAAAAGACAGCCTGTGCTCGATGAAATGGCCAGACTGCAGGAGTATGATTTATGGCTTTTATTGGAGCCGGATGTAGATTGGGTCGATGACGGGACAAGAAGCTTCGGGCATCAGGATTTGCGCTGGAAGAATCATCTACTTCTGAAATCTCTTCTTGATGAACATCATGTGTGCTATAAAATAATCAACGGCAGCTACCGGGAGAGGCTGGAAAAGAGCATTAAATTTACGGATGAGCTGCTGGAAGGAAAATGACAAGTTAAAAGGGCATCAGGGCGATGCCCTTTTATCAGTTAATTCATCAGCCCTTCAATCCGGTTCAGCAGGGCAGATGCATCATTTATTGTTTTAATCATTTCTGAGTTTTCCAATTGATCAAGGGCCAGATTGCCGCCATCTATAGCCAGATTGATTTCTTCCAGCAGCTCTTCATTTTTGGCAGCCAGCTCCTCATGAATGGCCTCAGCGGGAGCAGGTATATCCTGAAGCTGAATAAAGTTCTCAATATCCTGTTTTAGATTAACCAGCCTTTCCTCAAGCTGGTGCCGGATTTCTGAATCCCCGGCAGCTACTTCAATCATCCCCGGGGCATCCTCGGCAAATGCATTCAGCTTTTCAATATGCTCTGCAGCTTTATTGGCATACTCTGCAGTGCCGGCAGCCTCTTCCAGAAAGGAGCAGCCTGCAAGCGAAAGGGCTGTCACTGCAAACATGAACAGCCGGAAGATTATCTTCAATACTCTCATTCCTCCTTTAAGTTTCATATTATTCAATACGTTTATCATGAGAATATGTTTCACAAAAAAAACCATCCCCATTAAAAGCGGGATGGCTGGCTATTATTATGCTGCCTTCTCTTCAAGCTTAGAGGCCGCGGTCTTTGCTTTGGAGGTTTTTACATTGAATACAAGATTGAGTGCAATAGCCGTCAAACTTCCCGCTACAATGCCGTTATCTGTCAGGATCCTGATGCTCTCAGGCATTTCAGCGAACAGGCCTGGAACTGCTGTGACTCCAAGCCCCATTCCGACAGAGCAGGCGATGATCAGCAGATTTTCCTGTGAAGAAAAGTCCACCTGGCTGAGCATTTTGATTCCATAGGCGATGACCATCCCAAACATGGCAATCATTGCGCCGCCCAATACAGCTGATGGAATGACTGTAGTCATGGCGCCGATTTTTGGAACCAGGCCAAGGAGGACAAGGAATACGCCCGCTGTGTAAATGACATTCTTGGTTTTCACACCTGACAGCTGGAGAAGGCCGACATTCTGAGAATACGTTGTATATGGAAATGCATTGAACAGCCCGCCAAGGACAATCGCAAGCCCTTCTGCCCTGTAGCCGTTTGCCAGGTCTTTCTTATCCAGCTTCTTGCCGCAAATATCCCCCAGGGCGAAATAAACGCCTGTTGATTCAACCAGGCTGACCATCGCGATAATGATCATTGTCAGGATTGCTGCCGGTTCAAATGTCGGCATCCCGAAATAGAAAGGCTGGACCATATGGAACCATGAAGCCTCACCCACTGCCGAGAAATCTGATTTCCCCATCAGGAATGCAGCGGCTGTTCCAGCAAATAGTCCTAGCAGGATTGAAACAGAGCGGATAAATCCGGTAAACAAGCGATACAAAATAATGATGAAGAATAAAGTTCCAAATGCAAGGGCCAGATTGGAAAGCGAACCATAATCGGCACTGCCTTCGCCGCCAGCCATATTATTCATGGCAACCGGGATAAGTGTGATACCAATGATGGTAACAACCGAGCCTGTTACAACCGGAGGGAAGAAACGCACAAGATTTCCGAAATATTTTCCTACCAGTATAACAAAAAGGCCCGAAACCAAAATAGATCCATAAATAGCTGTAATGCCATATTGCCCGCCAATCGCAATCATCGGGCTGACTGCGGTAAACGTACAGCCAAGCACAACCGGAAGGCCGATGCCGAAGAATTGATTGCGCCATACCTGGAGGATCGTCGCCACTCCGCACATTAAGATATCAATGGAAACAAGATAGGTCAGCTCTTCTCCTGACAGCCCCAGGGCCCCGCCCACTATAAGGGGTACAATGACAGCACCTGCATACATGGCTAAAACATGCTGGATTCCCAATGAAGCTATTTTAAATGGTGAGTTTTTCATCGTGTTGATGCCTCCCTGCTATTTTCCAAGAATGTGATGCTTCCATTCCCAAGCGACTGGATCCGTGCAAGGGAAACCACTTTGACAGTTTTCTCTTCCAACAGGCTGCGTCCTTCCTGGAAGGACTTTTCAATAACGATTCCAACGCCCGCAACTGAAGCCCCGGCCTGTCCGGCAAGTTCGATGAGCCCCAAAGCAGCCTGGCCATTGGCCAGGAAGTCGTCAATGATAAGGACCCTGTCATCAGCGCCAAGATATTTGGAAGATGCTGAAATCTCGTTGGACTCTTGCTTTGTGAAAGAATAGACACTGGCGGAAAGCAGCCCTTCTGAGAGAGTCAATGATTTTCTTTTTCTCGCGAACAGCACGGGCACCCCAAGCTCGATCCCAGCCATGACAGATGGAGCAATCCCTGACGATTCCAGCGTAAGAATCTTCGTAATAGCTTCCCCTGCAAAACGTGCTGCAAACTCTTTGCCTATTTCCTTCATCAGGAAAGGGTCGATCTGATGGTTGAGAAACGAGTCTACCTTAAGGACACTGTCAGACAGCACCCGTCCTTCTCTTTTGATTGTTTCTTCTAGTAGTTTCATCATTATCCTCCCTATGAATAGAAAAATAAAAAAGCCTGAAGGAAATCACTCACTGCAAAAAAATGAGTGAAGCAATCCCTTCAGGCTTTTATAAGGCAGGGGCAACAGCAAAAGATCCCATGCCTCCCATTGCTCACCCATAGTCAGACTGTTAACGGCAGTCCGGTAGAAACTTGCAGGCCATATTCCCGCGATTATATGAGTGTATCGTTATGAAATTATGTTTCATTATAACACCCCAGCAAGATATTTCAATAGTTTAATAAGAGAAAAAGTCGAATTATTTGTTTTTATTCCACTTGCATTGTTCGCTTTTAGTGATAATATGGTGCTTTTTGGCTCTTGAGAAGCACTTATACAGTCCATTTCTGAATAATCCTAAAATAGTGAATATAATCCCCTGGGGAGAGTCATTCCATTTCTCAGCCTGGGCTTATTTACTTAATGACGCATTGAGTATTTCTCCTTTTCACATAAATTTCACATTTCTATATAAGAATCCCGGTCCTTCCGGCCTGCTGCAGCAATTTTACACTATTGGCATAGTGCCAACAGAATGAATGAACACTTTGTGAAACAGGTGAAGACTGGTAGAATCCGGAGAAATTCCTTGTATGATGAACATGTAATCATTATTTATTCATCCATATTGAAAGGAGAAAAAAGCCATGGCAAACACGGAACTTGGCAGGAAAAATAAAACAAAGATCGAGGATGCTTCATCTTTAAAGGGAACCTTGGCCTCTGTGTTTATTCTGGGTTTATTTTTAATCGGAGTATGGGCAGGCGTCTATTTTTTATTTACAGATCGATTTTAATCATCAAGCATGCTATCCATTATGATTGAAATGCCTGAAGGGAGAAGAAAGCTATGCATATGCATAAATTTGAAAAAGCCTGGCTCGGGTTCGGAATCGGCTCACTGATCGTTTTCTTGACGGTTCTTGGCATCAGCGCATTCTATCTTGGCAACCAGCCCCCGAGCTGCCTTGCAACCATCAATCCGGAGAAGGTGGACCAGACGGCGCCTTTCAATGAGCCCGGCCTAAAAAAAGTGGAGGGAAAGGATTGGGATTATGAGCTGGTATTCGTTGCCTCCGCCTTTTCCTATAATCCTGGCGAAATTGAAATACCCCTTGGGGCGAAGGTGAAGATCATGGCAACGACAAAGGACGTTATCCACGGCTTTGAGGTCGCCGGCTCGAATATCAATATGATGCTGGAGCCCGGATATATCAGTGAGCATACAGCAACTTTTGATAAAGCTGGAGAGTATCTTATCTTGTGCAATGAGTACTGCGGTGCAGGACATCATATGATGACGTCAAAAATAAAGGTGGTTGAAGCATCATGAAGCAAAATCAGAATACAAAGGTTGACAGACAGGACGGGAAGCTAGCCATGGCTCATTTCTATGTAGCCTTCACAGCGCTCGCAATCGGCGGCCTTGCCGGTTTACTGCAGGTGCTCGTCCGCTCCGGCAAGTTCCAGCTGCCGGCTGGAATCGGCTATTATCAGATTCTCACTGTCCATGGAGTCGTATTGGGACTGGTACTGACAACGTTCTTCATTATGGGCTTCCAGCTTGCAGCAGTCAGCAAAACAGCCGGGACCTTGACGAAAAAGCAGCGGACGATGGGCTGGATCGGTTTTTGGCTCATGACAGCCGGAACCATGATGGCAGCCGTCATGATACTGCTGAATGAAGCAAGCGTTTTGTATACCTTTTATGCCCCGTTGCAGGCACATGCCATTTATTATATTGGACTGACTTTCGTAGTAGTCGGCAGCTGGTTTGATGGCGCTGCGATTATCATGAAGTATGCAGAGTGGCGCAGGAATAATCCCAGGCAGCCGAGCCCCCTGCTTACATTCATGAGCCTGGTAAATACCATCATGTGGATCGTCGCTACCATTGGAGTGGCCGCAACGGTGCTGATACAGCTGCTGCCATGGTCACTTGGCCTGGTCGAGACCGTCAATGTCGGAGTCAGCCGGACGCTCTTCTGGTATTTCGGACATCCGCTCGTGTATTTTTGGCTCCTTCCTGCTTATATGGGCTGGTATGTTGTCATTCCGAGAGTAATTGGCGCAAAAATTTTTTCTGATTCACTGGCCCGGATGTCATTCATTCTATTTCTGCTATTTTCCATACCGGTCGGATTCCACCATCAGCTGATGGAGCCGGGTATCGACGCGGCATGGAAATTCCTGCAGGTAATCCTGACATTCCTGGTTGTTATCCCTTCTTTAATGACTGCCTTTTCACTGTTTGCTACATTTGAGGGATTTGGAAGATCCAAAGGGGCAACAGGCTTATTCGGCTGGCTCAAAAAACTGCCATGGGGGGATGCCCGCTTTACAGTTCCATTCATCGGGATGGTTGCCTTCATCCCTGCAGGTGCAGGAGGCATTGTTAACGCATCACACCAGATGAACCAGGTAGTCCACAACACAATCTGGGTAACCGGCCACTTCCATTTGACCGTTGCAACTGCTGTGGTCCTGACATTCTTCGGCATTTCTTACTGGCTGGTGCCGCATTTGACCGGCAGAGTCCTTACGAAAGCGATGAACCGCCTCGCCATTACACAAGGAGTGCTTTGGGCAATCGGCATGACATTCATGTCCGGGGCCATGCATGCTGCAGGATTATTGGGCGCCCCCCGCCGCTCTTCTTTTTCTGAGTACGGCGGAGCGGCACAGGCAGCTGAATGGATTCCCTATCAGGTCGCACAGGCAATTGGAGGATCCATCCTGTTCCTTGCTATCATCCTGATGCTGTATATCTTTGTAAATCTCGCCTTCATGGCCCCTAAAGGCTCTGAAGAATTCCCGGTAGGCGAAACAGCGGAAAATGCCGAAAAAACGCCGCTTGTCTTTGAAAACTGGAAGCTCTGGCTCGGCATCACCGCTGCCCTCATCCTGTTTGCCTACACCATCCCGTTCATCGACCTGATCCAAAACGCACCGCCGGGATCTAAAGGGTATAAACTATGGTAATCATCTTGCCAGGAGTAAGGAACGCAGGCAAAAAACGCCGCGTCCTGCGGGCCAGCTTAAGACAAGCCAAAATAATTTTCCAGACTGAAAGAAAACACTCCAGCAGCTGCTGGAGTGTTTCTTTATGCACTATTCCCTGTCTCAAGGGGTGTTCTCCCCTTTCTTTCCGGGAGGTTCACGAG is a window from the Bacillus infantis NRRL B-14911 genome containing:
- a CDS encoding nucleobase:cation symporter-2 family protein, which codes for MKNSPFKIASLGIQHVLAMYAGAVIVPLIVGGALGLSGEELTYLVSIDILMCGVATILQVWRNQFFGIGLPVVLGCTFTAVSPMIAIGGQYGITAIYGSILVSGLFVILVGKYFGNLVRFFPPVVTGSVVTIIGITLIPVAMNNMAGGEGSADYGSLSNLALAFGTLFFIIILYRLFTGFIRSVSILLGLFAGTAAAFLMGKSDFSAVGEASWFHMVQPFYFGMPTFEPAAILTMIIIAMVSLVESTGVYFALGDICGKKLDKKDLANGYRAEGLAIVLGGLFNAFPYTTYSQNVGLLQLSGVKTKNVIYTAGVFLVLLGLVPKIGAMTTVIPSAVLGGAMIAMFGMVIAYGIKMLSQVDFSSQENLLIIACSVGMGLGVTAVPGLFAEMPESIRILTDNGIVAGSLTAIALNLVFNVKTSKAKTAASKLEEKAA
- a CDS encoding type III polyketide synthase, with the protein product MPAIISAAEAIPAHRLEQGQVMEFARDLFSESFKDVERLLKAFHNGQIHKRHFAKGMDWYRREHSFEEKNQAFIECAVELGAEAIRNCLHDRQFLGRKIDYSEVDAIFMVTSTGISTPSLDARIMNVLPFSQHTKRIPLWGLGCAGGASGLSRAYEYCLAYPKAKVIVLAVELCSLTFQKNDRSKSNLIGTSLFADGAACVLMAGDQAELVNMERSHAIPRIIGTASTTMPDSLDVMGWDVRNEGLYVVFSKDIPSIIENWLKPNVESFLKRMDTRLDEIDHFVAHPGGKKVLDAYVTSLQFSPHMTDISLQVLKEFGNMSSATILYVLRRFMEKGKAGELGIAAALGPGFSSELLLLRWE
- a CDS encoding DUF6376 family protein, which translates into the protein MRVLKIIFRLFMFAVTALSLAGCSFLEEAAGTAEYANKAAEHIEKLNAFAEDAPGMIEVAAGDSEIRHQLEERLVNLKQDIENFIQLQDIPAPAEAIHEELAAKNEELLEEINLAIDGGNLALDQLENSEMIKTINDASALLNRIEGLMN
- a CDS encoding SDR family NAD(P)-dependent oxidoreductase, with protein sequence MYLPDFRVEGKKALVTGAGRGIGRALAIGLAEAGADVALLARTKADLEETAAEVRKTGREAIVIQADAVKREDVHNAVKTAAEHWGRLDIAVNNAGMNIRSKALDVTDEEWQTIMDTNLKSAFMVSQEAGRVMKDSGTPGRIITIASVAGHVALRTGVVYAATKAALIQMTKVLAMEWGPYNINVNAIGPWYFKTPLTEKLLADPEYLQEILDVTPLNRVGELEELVGPTVFLASAAGSYVTGQTLFVDGGMTIKGF
- a CDS encoding cytochrome c oxidase subunit II, which encodes MHMHKFEKAWLGFGIGSLIVFLTVLGISAFYLGNQPPSCLATINPEKVDQTAPFNEPGLKKVEGKDWDYELVFVASAFSYNPGEIEIPLGAKVKIMATTKDVIHGFEVAGSNINMMLEPGYISEHTATFDKAGEYLILCNEYCGAGHHMMTSKIKVVEAS
- the nadR gene encoding multifunctional transcriptional regulator/nicotinamide-nucleotide adenylyltransferase/ribosylnicotinamide kinase NadR, with protein sequence MKKKTIGMYGGKFLPFPHLGHVYSMTAAAATADELHVIISHDSDYERKLFEGGCAEHVSFTLRLRWWKQLTRELPHVHVHEIYDEQTGSFSDWENGAKKIRAAIGSPIDFVFSSEPDYGPIFSRLYPEAEHILIDPERKRYPVSGTMFRKDGVLKHWDMVPKCVRPHFVKKVVIAGTESCGKSTLTANMAQIYNTSFVKEYGRTFYEELGGCEGITVPEDYPHIAYAHKLEEWKQLKLADKILFVDTEAITTQFFSHAYLNKRQPVLDEMARLQEYDLWLLLEPDVDWVDDGTRSFGHQDLRWKNHLLLKSLLDEHHVCYKIINGSYRERLEKSIKFTDELLEGK
- a CDS encoding chemotaxis protein CheX codes for the protein MSLTKNVEDIISGTIESIKSVFPFESSVEEPAQFSQPFTQHSIGVLIGMTGDLRGRVIIDGEEQAFSKIGEAMFGMLLEGEMLESFAGELGNMIAGNLSINLSGQGLQIDITPPTVLVGETKVYGFEKAYSLPVKLSGAGELMVVLMLE
- a CDS encoding xanthine phosphoribosyltransferase — encoded protein: MKLLEETIKREGRVLSDSVLKVDSFLNHQIDPFLMKEIGKEFAARFAGEAITKILTLESSGIAPSVMAGIELGVPVLFARKRKSLTLSEGLLSASVYSFTKQESNEISASSKYLGADDRVLIIDDFLANGQAALGLIELAGQAGASVAGVGIVIEKSFQEGRSLLEEKTVKVVSLARIQSLGNGSITFLENSREASTR
- a CDS encoding b(o/a)3-type cytochrome-c oxidase subunit 1; this encodes MKQNQNTKVDRQDGKLAMAHFYVAFTALAIGGLAGLLQVLVRSGKFQLPAGIGYYQILTVHGVVLGLVLTTFFIMGFQLAAVSKTAGTLTKKQRTMGWIGFWLMTAGTMMAAVMILLNEASVLYTFYAPLQAHAIYYIGLTFVVVGSWFDGAAIIMKYAEWRRNNPRQPSPLLTFMSLVNTIMWIVATIGVAATVLIQLLPWSLGLVETVNVGVSRTLFWYFGHPLVYFWLLPAYMGWYVVIPRVIGAKIFSDSLARMSFILFLLFSIPVGFHHQLMEPGIDAAWKFLQVILTFLVVIPSLMTAFSLFATFEGFGRSKGATGLFGWLKKLPWGDARFTVPFIGMVAFIPAGAGGIVNASHQMNQVVHNTIWVTGHFHLTVATAVVLTFFGISYWLVPHLTGRVLTKAMNRLAITQGVLWAIGMTFMSGAMHAAGLLGAPRRSSFSEYGGAAQAAEWIPYQVAQAIGGSILFLAIILMLYIFVNLAFMAPKGSEEFPVGETAENAEKTPLVFENWKLWLGITAALILFAYTIPFIDLIQNAPPGSKGYKLW
- the pnuC gene encoding nicotinamide riboside transporter PnuC, whose amino-acid sequence is MKIFRDWTIFEISWLLVFILINVYLFIAWQDSLLGLISSLAGMLCVVLVAKGKIANYYFGIIQTGTYAYISYTYGLYGEAMLNGLFYFPIQFIGIYLWRKNMTKDSIKGEDVKVKTLDSKGWSLLGITVLVSIFLYALLLDYLGGRSVYIDSATNVLSVTAQILMLRRFAEQWLLWILVNVLSVILWFNALISTGGNDISMLVMWTAFLFNSIYGYINWTKLYKKQGAAAV